From Cloacibacillus sp. An23, the proteins below share one genomic window:
- a CDS encoding SDR family oxidoreductase — MKHLERFGALFDLSGRVAVVTGAAQGNGMGIANALSDAGATVIATDLKFTDDECSDKKLYKSIDRMIMDVTDEENVKEIFAGIVTQYGHLDILCNNAGIIYKDLVNNLDLEKFKKVMDVNVDGVVICTKNAVPYMKNNKWGRIVNISSSQAFLTTETYSAYAASKAAVSHLTRIWGNELAKDNILVNALCPCFVQTPMMVNSIARIAEELGTDTEGGYNYFADLIPLHRLLEIEEIGNWAVMLCGELGNATTGSNISITCGQVRL; from the coding sequence ATGAAACATTTGGAGCGTTTTGGAGCTCTCTTTGATTTAAGCGGTCGTGTCGCAGTTGTAACAGGAGCTGCTCAAGGGAATGGTATGGGGATTGCAAATGCGTTAAGCGACGCGGGAGCAACTGTAATTGCGACCGACTTGAAATTTACAGACGATGAATGCTCAGACAAAAAACTTTATAAATCTATAGATCGCATGATAATGGATGTAACAGACGAAGAGAATGTTAAAGAAATATTTGCGGGCATAGTAACCCAATATGGACATTTAGATATACTTTGCAATAACGCAGGCATAATTTATAAAGACCTTGTGAATAATCTCGACTTGGAAAAGTTTAAGAAAGTAATGGACGTCAACGTAGACGGTGTCGTTATCTGCACGAAAAACGCTGTCCCATATATGAAAAACAATAAATGGGGGCGCATTGTAAATATATCTTCTTCACAGGCGTTTTTAACAACGGAAACATACAGCGCTTATGCCGCGTCTAAGGCTGCTGTTTCTCATCTCACGCGTATCTGGGGAAATGAACTCGCTAAAGACAATATATTGGTCAACGCACTTTGCCCGTGCTTTGTGCAAACTCCAATGATGGTCAATTCTATTGCCAGAATTGCGGAAGAACTTGGTACTGATACGGAAGGAGGATATAACTATTTTGCTGATTTAATTCCTTTGCATCGTCTTTTAGAGATTGAAGAAATTGGTAATTGGGCTGTAATGCTGTGCGGAGAGCTTGGCAACGCGACTACCGGCAGCAATATTTCTATCACATGTGGTCAAGTACGACTTTAG
- a CDS encoding TRAP transporter substrate-binding protein — protein MKRNKRHLTFIICLLLVVFFAVPSYSADKPIALEFGHIQNPGHALYIAPEQFKKLVEERSGGRVVVNIYPASQLGSAREMMEQVSMGTLDMTLADASDWASALNIPKLGVFNLPFLTDSLASQGKIIEEIIPAEAPAMLEGSGLRLLMTYSNGLRHPLIKSKPITRLEDIQGLKIRTPETKLYVDIWNCLGANTVTSAWSEAYTILQQGVADAVEADDVGLVSMNFQEVGRYMSKLGYLPQAYMVLINENKWNSIPEDLQKIITECALENQKQQIADRDAMGRDAEKTIEAAGVTINEIAPEERERMRAACQSIYDEYSKTYGLGELIAKMEAIK, from the coding sequence ATGAAGCGAAACAAACGTCATCTGACTTTCATAATTTGCTTGTTGTTGGTAGTTTTCTTCGCTGTTCCATCATATTCTGCGGATAAACCTATTGCGCTTGAGTTTGGCCACATTCAGAATCCCGGGCATGCTCTTTATATTGCCCCAGAACAGTTTAAAAAACTGGTAGAAGAGCGCAGCGGCGGGCGTGTAGTCGTTAATATTTATCCGGCGAGCCAGCTAGGCTCAGCGCGCGAAATGATGGAACAGGTCTCTATGGGGACGCTCGACATGACTTTGGCTGATGCCTCTGATTGGGCTTCTGCTCTTAATATTCCAAAGCTCGGTGTTTTCAACCTTCCTTTCCTTACAGACAGCCTTGCTTCACAGGGAAAGATAATTGAAGAAATCATTCCTGCTGAAGCTCCGGCTATGCTTGAAGGGTCAGGGTTACGCCTGCTCATGACGTATTCAAACGGTTTACGTCACCCGCTGATAAAGAGCAAACCAATAACGCGTCTGGAAGATATACAAGGGTTAAAAATAAGGACGCCGGAAACAAAATTATATGTTGATATTTGGAACTGCTTAGGCGCGAACACCGTCACATCAGCGTGGAGCGAAGCATACACGATTCTTCAGCAGGGGGTCGCTGATGCGGTTGAAGCCGACGATGTCGGCCTTGTCAGCATGAATTTTCAGGAAGTCGGCCGTTATATGTCGAAATTGGGGTATCTTCCGCAGGCTTATATGGTGCTGATAAATGAGAATAAATGGAATTCTATCCCGGAAGATTTGCAGAAAATTATAACGGAATGTGCTCTTGAAAATCAGAAACAGCAGATTGCTGACAGAGACGCAATGGGGCGAGATGCTGAAAAAACGATTGAGGCCGCCGGCGTGACGATAAATGAGATTGCACCTGAAGAGCGTGAGCGAATGAGAGCAGCATGCCAGTCCATATATGACGAATATAGCAAGACTTATGGACTCGGAGAACTTATAGCCAAAATGGAAGCAATAAAGTAA
- a CDS encoding TRAP transporter small permease has protein sequence MKTLLKIDRYIECIQTYVCMALFIVILALGSVQVFGRFIFHTAPAWTEEAMRFCCIYLTFIGSALTIRVDGHVSVDILISFLKDNKLRAWLFIIGRVLCVIFLIMFFPAAIELVSRSGRSLGAAIRIPYSYIYAAVPIGIAMMLCSYASAIPKLAKEYEKGER, from the coding sequence TTGAAAACATTACTAAAAATAGACCGCTATATAGAATGTATACAAACGTATGTGTGTATGGCGTTGTTTATCGTAATTTTAGCTTTAGGCAGCGTCCAGGTTTTCGGGCGTTTTATTTTCCATACCGCGCCTGCATGGACGGAAGAAGCGATGCGTTTTTGCTGCATTTACCTGACTTTCATTGGTTCGGCACTCACCATCAGAGTTGATGGGCACGTTTCTGTTGATATTTTGATTAGTTTCTTAAAAGACAATAAGCTTAGAGCCTGGCTGTTTATTATAGGCAGAGTGCTATGTGTGATTTTTCTCATTATGTTCTTTCCAGCAGCAATCGAACTTGTGTCAAGGAGCGGCAGGTCACTCGGTGCGGCGATTCGAATACCTTATTCGTATATTTACGCGGCAGTGCCTATCGGTATAGCAATGATGCTTTGCTCTTACGCAAGCGCAATTCCTAAATTAGCGAAAGAATATGAAAAAGGGGAAAGATAG